A region of Thermotoga sp. Mc24 DNA encodes the following proteins:
- a CDS encoding MBL fold metallo-hydrolase: MEIKRLTERVAYVPNPVNIGVVYTESTAVLVDSGLDESVPRKISRLLEKPPLYLINTHSHADHCGGNAFLKKRFSTRVFAPKMEKEIIENTVFEPFYLYGAHPPGELRNKFLMADPSAVDEAIEEGTITIESVDLEIVPLSGHSPNQIGVAVDGVLFCADAVFSEETLRKHRIFVIYSVEKFLETLDFLEKTNYSCYVPSHGEVTRDIGELVEKNRKTVENIINAVLEITVNPVSTDELMKQLFNRFEITLENLTQYVLYRSTVHAYLSFLLDRKEIEREFRDNVLVWRRC, from the coding sequence TGTGTACACAGAAAGCACCGCCGTTCTCGTGGACAGCGGGCTCGATGAGAGCGTGCCAAGAAAGATTTCTCGACTTCTGGAAAAGCCTCCTTTGTATCTCATAAACACCCACTCTCACGCCGACCACTGCGGTGGGAACGCCTTTCTGAAAAAGCGCTTCTCCACCCGCGTGTTCGCCCCAAAGATGGAAAAAGAGATCATAGAAAACACCGTCTTTGAGCCTTTCTACCTGTACGGTGCTCATCCTCCAGGTGAACTCAGAAACAAGTTTCTCATGGCAGACCCCTCCGCTGTCGATGAGGCGATCGAAGAGGGAACCATCACGATTGAGAGCGTGGATCTTGAGATAGTACCTCTTTCTGGACACTCACCGAACCAGATCGGAGTGGCTGTGGATGGTGTCCTTTTCTGTGCAGACGCCGTGTTTTCTGAAGAAACACTGAGAAAACACAGAATATTCGTCATCTACAGCGTGGAGAAGTTCCTTGAAACGCTCGACTTTCTTGAAAAGACAAACTACAGCTGCTACGTTCCGTCTCATGGAGAGGTGACTCGAGATATCGGTGAACTTGTGGAGAAAAACAGAAAGACGGTGGAGAACATCATCAACGCTGTTCTGGAAATCACAGTAAATCCTGTGAGCACAGACGAACTGATGAAACAGCTCTTCAACAGATTCGAAATCACTCTGGAAAACCTTACTCAGTACGTACTCTACAGATCCACCGTTCACGCGTACCTCAGCTTTCTCCTGGATAGGAAAGAGATTGAAAGAGAATTCAGAGACAACGTTCTTGTGTGGAGGCGGTGCTGA